A region of the Phyllopteryx taeniolatus isolate TA_2022b chromosome 9, UOR_Ptae_1.2, whole genome shotgun sequence genome:
TCAACTGCAGGGTGGACAGCAGATTCAGCTACCAGAAGGACAGCAGATTCAACTGCAAGGCGGACAGCAGATTCAACTGCATGATGGGCAGCAAATTCAGCTACAGGGTGGCCAACACATCCAGCTCCAGGGGGGGCAACAGATTCAACTACAAGATGGACGGCAGATTCAACTCATGGGGGGGCAGCACATCCAGCTACAAGATGGACAACAGATACAATTACCAGACGGACAACAGATCCACATCCAAACCATTGAGGCCATATCTCCTTCACAGCAACAGAACTCTCCCAGGGAGGCAGAGAGGCGGCCCGGTACCGGCTCATCTGTTCTTCCACCTGCCAAGAAGCGCAAGGTAGACACTCCCTTGACAGTGTCCTACGCCGTTCCTCAGGGGCAGCAAGTGGCCACAGTCATCGCCATCCCTCAAGGGCAGCAGCAGAACTACGTGTCCCTGCGGCCCGACTTGCTCACAGTTGACAGCACTCAGCTGTACAGTGCCACAGGGACAATCACAGGCCCCGCAGGCGAGACGTGGACCATTCCCGTATACTCTACCGCTCAGCAGCAAGGAGTGACTCACATCGCCATACCGCAGGAGACGTACAACACGGTCCAACTTGCCGCCGCCAACGGCAAGCCCAGCTCCTCGGCGAAGTGTGCAGATGTCCAGTCTGTGTCGACTGGGACACCGGAAGAAATAGTACAGACGCTGTTTCCAGCTCAGTTCATGAATGGGAATATTCACATCCCAGTAGCTGTGCAGACTGTCGGAGGGACTTACAATACAACACAGTCAGTGCACATATGGGACCCCAATCAGCCACAGAGCCAAGATGACGGCAATGAACAACAACTCCATCTTCAGGTTAGATctgtttgtggttgttgttgaattcaaaaatattatttttacaaaggtaataatcattagcttggattgacactgtcagagagctaTTCGTTTAAGATTGTTAATTATGTCACTGGTAGCGTGGGCGCCGTTCCCAcccagtgtgaatgtgagttttgtCCGTCTCTTTTTGTGCCCTGTAATTAACTAGCGACCATATCAGGGTTGTTGTCCGCCTTCCGCCCTAAATcatgggacaggctccagctcccttGACCCTGAGCAGgttaagcggtaaagaaaatggatgcagagatggaatgttattttatttttaaatcgcTGTTGTGTTTAACAGCAGTGTAGAACTGCACCATATCATACATACAAAGAtgtgtttgtattatttagctacatgagaATAACTCTGACGGTGTCAACCACTTTCCCCTGAAGCGTAACGGTTTTGGCTGCATTTATTGGTACACAATGTACGCGGCAAAGGTTTAGACACACTTGCTCAACATACTATTGAAATACAAGGTGTGCCCAGACTTTTTGACTGCATGTTAAAACTCCTTACTCAGGTTTCACCAAACTTTGTGGAGGAATGTGGCATGGGCCACATAAGAAACCGGGACTTTTTCGACAAACGTGGTAAAACTTTGAAGGCAGCTTACTTTGGTACCACATACAGGACACGTGTTCAGCCTTGATGCCGCGCTGCACTGAGCATTAGAGGTTGAACCAACTAGTCAATTTCGTCTTTACCACTGTGCAATAATTAATTGATTGAATTCGATTAATCGGCAATCATCTTTTCACATTGACAATAACACGGACGCCTCACTGAAAATCAACAGGTGGTGGGTTCATGCAGAAAACTAGCAGCGGTGCATCAAGTGTGTGGacatttttagcaaaaaaattaGATTGGCAGAAAAATATTGTCTGTCCtcaaatgtaataaatgcaCACCCATCTGAAAAGACACCTTCTAACACTCACACTAAAGCTGGCGAGCAACCTTAAAACCTCACGTGAGCCATTAGCAAATTCACCAAATGGAAcctttgttgcaaaaaaaaaacaaaacatccacatCATGTTTCTCCCAGCCTACATCTTTCAGACTCACTGGACATCCTCTTCTATCTTCCACTTTCTCCAGCGCCCGactcactcatccaatcacaaatcagaTGCCTTCATTGTCTCGGAGTGAAACTTCTAAAACTACTGCAACAATCCATGTTGCACAACTGCAGGATTTTTAAAATACTCTATTATTGTACACTCTAGCAGGTAGCAACCCCGCAGTAATGTTATGtgaatttgtgttcatttttagGAAATTTTAGTCTGTCTGCCAGGCAATTTAGGTGTCCGATGTGAACGAATGAGCCCTTGACTTTGATTGGCTAAGCGAGTCAGAGGGGTGGGGCCTCTGCATTCGAGGACGATGGGGAGAGTGAGTGAGCGAGCTTGTTTGAACGTGTCCACAGTGAGTCGAAAACTGAAAGAAATATTAATGGCATCTTCGATTAATCAAAGTCCACTTGACTGTCATTACCTTAGCGTCGAGTGCAAACAATCTGTTGTTGTTAAACCCCTAGTGCTTCTTaattttgtaaaggcagaaattCATTGTGCAATGTTGTGGTCTATTCAGAGTAACTGAGAAGTCTGATCGGTATCAAGTCTAATAATTACTGGACGATCAGACAAGTTAATGAAAGTTAACCTTTAgtttgacatacagtaattgtttGTACAGGAACAAGGAGAAACCGAGGGTAATGCTGAACCATCTGCAGAAATTCTAGTTCCAGTCTCTCTGAAGCCGGAAGAGGGCCTGGAGGTGTGGCGCCTTTGGGTAAAGCGGAAAAATGCCGAGCTAAGCCAGCAGGACAAGACAAAGCTTGCGCCCATTGGACGTAAGTCATCTTATAGATTCCGAGCTGGTGGACCTTGAATAAATCTTTTCCCCttaaagcaacaacaaatgCTGATCTCTCTGTGTCCAGGTCGCCAGCCGCTGCGTTTTCAAGAGGACTTGATTTCCAGCGCTGTAGCCGAGCTGAACCTCGGTCTTTCCCTGATGACGCAGGAGGCCCGAGGATCAGAGGAGGAACAATTTGCTCCAGATGTTCTTTATTATGTCTTCTTATGTATGCAAAAGGTTAGTAATCCTTGTGCTCCAGCCTGGCAGTAAAACACTGTATGAAGTTGTCGAAaccagtgttccccaaccttctttgcaccgcggaccaGTTAGGAGTTGACATTTTTCTCGCGGAACGCCTGTGGCGGCGTCCgcgcacatatatatatatatatatatatatatatatatatatatatatatatatatacacatacatatataaatatatacatgcgtgtatatatacatatatgtgtatgtatgtgtatatatgtatgtatgtatatgtgtgtgtgtgtatatatatatttatatatatatacatgtatatgtgtatatatatatatatatatatatacgtatgtatatgtatatatatacgtgtatatgtatatatatatatatatatatgcatgcgtTGTGCAtccactgtgggcgcgatgcaggagtgggggtcggagttattgtaggcagccagaccagacggcagttccgtagctcctcaatgagagtagacttttaactccataaaagtagttctgcctgtgtcgagtagcaacctacgactgtatctgtatcagatcggacttggtgcgtgagttaactgttgcgataaacccatattttaagtaggactcctgatacagtgttgtttcgttcaaaagaacaaatcttttcagtaaacgtaatgaGGTGAATTAGTTcatgaaatgatttcgttctttgagtTCTGCTGCCCTTAGCCAGCCTGTTCGGtccggaaacagaagcgttcgagccggctgggaccggaaacggaagcgttctgtgcagtctcgacgtgtcaattgagacgcgcatctgttgcggcggagaagatccggtcaattttgaaaataaaatacattgacaCGCAAATTGCAATACTGCAGAAATTATAtatggtcattctttctctgtggcccggtaacaaatgcctcacggccgcggaccggtggttggggaccactggtcTAAAGCAgtgtttatctttttttattaactttattttgtattattattattatatagtatCTCTTTGAAAATGGACGCGTGGATGATATTTTCTCTGATCCATACTACACTCGATTTGGTGAGAGTTTACATAAAATCCTGACTGGTTGGAAGCCCAGTGTCCATCCTCTAGGTAAAAACAAACTCCCTTCTCTCGCCACTGtcattatttgttcatttaggATGTggaattcatttttgtttgtcttcttgcAAGGTTACATCAttccaagtcatgtgacagaGGAGATGCTTTGGGAATGTAAACAGCTTGGTGCACATTCGCCATGGACTTTGTTAACAACTCTGATGTACTTTAACACAAAGTGAGTTTTCCCCCATCTTACCACATTTCCGACTGCACGGGGGTCATCCACTTGAAGAAATAAACGCTGCACCTCAAATagatgtctgcttttttttttggttggtgtCACTCGGTGGCTAAACTACCTACACCATCATGACGGTAGACCACAATACACCACCTAGAGTAGACGGGGCATCTGCAAAGCTGATTATCTGATGTCCACGAACAAGACGAACACTCGTCTCACTGATTGGGCGAGAAAGAAAGTGAATTTATTCCTTGTGGGACAAGTAGTGTCGGGGGaaaatgaggaggaggaagagtgacATTCAGGCAATAAGGAACCATGCAAAATATATACTACATTTTGATAATAATGTGTTGATATTATTTAAATTGAATATCACGCTTGGTGGAATATAATGCTGAAGTGTTGTTTTGGCGCTAAGGAACTATGTTgttgaggggaggagcttcatttgctCGGGCCATAGACTCTGTCTGTATGGGTGTACAGTATTAActgtttaaaattattttgccaCAGGTGTTTTCGCCTGCTAACACCTGAACAGCACCTGAAGGTGGCCTTCTCTAAGGTCTTAAGACACACGAGGAAGAACCCCACCAATACGAAGGACAAAGCAACTACTATCCGCCTTCTGAAAGGGCAAAGTTCACATAAAGGTATTTAATGGTCACCACCTaagttctattttttatttttttattttttttaaaatcaagtgTATTTACCTTTTTGGGTGACTGATTTACAGGACCAGATGACTTATATGATGAGCAGATCGAGGATCCAGAGAATCCACTTCGTTGTCCCATCAAACTTTATGACTTTTATCTTTTCAAATGGTGAGTGGCGCTCAAGCAAATATATTGCAATATTTCTCCTTTTACAGTAACTCTCCCTGTTCCAGCCCTCAAAGTGTCAAAGGTCGTAACGACACGTACTACATGACCCCCGAGGCCGTTGTCGCGCCCAACAGTCCCATGTGGTATTCGTCTCAGCCCCTCACGAGTAAGCAAGTGGAGCAAACGCTGGCGCGCATCTTAGTGGTCCGAGAGATCCAGGAGATCACCGGCGCCGGTTCCGAGAGTTAAAAAGAAAGAGCTGACATAAAGCGAGAGCAAGATTGTACAATTCCATCACTGATTGTTGACTCTGCTCCCCTgcccttggctcaataaactTGCCGTCTCAACAATCAAATGAAGAACCCAATGAATGAGTTGTTGAAGCCTGAACTGAGAAAACATGTCCTTTTAAAGTTTTCAGACTCAAACTAAATTTCTGGTCGATATCAGGAATGTAAGACTGGACTAGGGGGTAAATGGAAACTGCTCTGGTTTAAAGTATTTTCAAGATGAGGGTATTTAACCGTTTGCTCTTTAACCTCACACTTTTTGTTACCATGCCAACCTCCTAGCAGGGACCACTGCTcacctttttttgtattgtgttgATATGTACAAAGATGACCTTGTGCCTGTTTTCAAAGTGTTTGATCTAAGTCGTCTCAAGGTAAAGTGCTACATTGTAGTCTTTCGGGAGACTAGAAACTTTCTCAGGTCAAAGGTTGTGATTGAGAGactcataaaaacattttcaacatcttTGTGTACAgatgattaaatacaaatggacagtccTTACATCAGAAGTCGTGTTGACCATTGTGTTCTGTGTGTTTTCATAATGACATTCATATTATGATGCCTCATAAAACCAACCACAGATACATTTATTAAATCTGAAATCTACTGGACAGTATATCCAATTTAATGGAAACACTCAAAGCCACAAGGTAGTTGTTAGTCATCTTTTTCCTTTGGAAAAGTTAAATTTAGTCGACTGAGTGTTTGCGTAAAGAACTTTGGCATCGGGCATTGCACGCTGATGTTCCCAAGACCGATCCTGGGCAGTGTCAGCTGACGAGCGTGCAGGTGAAGTGGAAGATGTCGGATCTTGCTCTGTTCGAGACCGAGCTTGCCCAGCATGCGCTCCGGTAATTTCTGCGGGTCAGAATGTCAGCAGTTATTAGTAGCTGAACGAGTGCACTTACAAATCTGGatgtacagtgccatgaaaaagtattggcccccttctcaaattcttctatttatgcatagtttccccactttgtttaagaactaaccaaataaatgtaaatatcatataaatataacccaagtgaactaaaaatgctgtttttaaatggtgattttatttattaagggaaaaaaactggcCTTgtttggaaaaagtaattacccccttgttaaatcaggAATTGTGGCTAATTACAACTTTTAGTTGATTTTCaatgatcacacccaagcctgattatctTCAGACCTGTTCAGTCacgaaatcacttaaacagaacctgtctgacaaaatcaagtcggacaaaagatctttgtaaaaaaaaaaaagctacaacaaaatgacaggatccaaagaaattccagaacagtcgagtaataaagtaattgacatctatcagtctggaaagggttacaaaaaccatttctaaagctttatgattccagcaaaccatagggagagccattatcctcacatggagaaaacatggaatagtggtgaaccttcccaggagtggccggcctacaaagattaccccaagagaacagcaatgactcatccaagaggccacaaaggaacttatgacaacttctaaagaactgaaGGCCTCACTTgcttcagttaaggtcagtgttcatggtgcaacaataaggaagagactgggcaaaaaatggcatccatggcagagttccaaggcaaaagccactgctgaccaaaaataacagGCTCGtctttcttttgcaaaaaaaaaaaaaaaaacatctgactgattcccaagacttgggagaatattatatggactgacgagatgaaagttgagctttttggaaggggTGTGTgttgttacatctggtgtaaatagcacagcatttgagaaaaataacatccaacagtcaaatgtggtggtCGTGttatggtcttgggctgctttatACTCCTTCAGGAGCTGGACAATTTGCTGTGATTGCTGGAACCATGAAGTCTTCTcattaacagaaaatcctaaaGGAGAACGTTCAgctatcagtttgtgacctcaagctgaagcgcacttgggttaaGCAGCAGGATAactatccaaaacacaccagcaagtcaacttatGAATGgcttgaaaaacaaattgaaggttttggagtggcctagtcaaagtctggacttgaatccaTTTGAAATACAGCAGCATGACTTTAAAAGGCAggtcatgctcgaaaaccctccattttttgcttagttttcttttccttaataaatatcaccatttaaaaactgcatttttaagCTCACTTGGGTTagatttgtctgatatttacatttgtttgatgatgtttaacattaaagtggggaaactatgcaaaaatataagaatttcagaagggtgccaatactttttcacagcactgaaTGTTGCAACTATTCACTGGGAAAGCTTTCTTTCTGatgattttgttcttttctctGTATTATGTATGTACAATATGTAGATGCATGTTGGGGTTTTGAGGAGGAACCCCAGTAAAATTGTATCTTTTCAATGATCATCATTTTATCAAGCTGACGTTTACATGACTACCTGTGGTGCCAGTTTGCTCCAGTGTGAATATTTGTGGTCGCCCAAAATGAGGCATGCCAATGCAAATGCCATATGAACCCTCAACTGGTGCTTTACTCCTGTGGAAACAAGAAACCGAGTCAATTTTTACTCCCCCTGGACACTTTATTCAGTACACCTTCACGATAATTGGAGCCAACCCTTCTCACCGGTAAGAGGCTCCAGTTCCACAAGGCTACATCCACCATTACTGTCCAGGACTTTGTACTTCGTGACGGCAGGAAGGGATTGGCGATTGGCTCGAACTTTAGTTAGTCCACCTCCTGTGTCATTCATTCTGTAAACGGGGCTTAAAGCCATCTGTaattaaaagtaataataataaaaagaaacaggTTAAATAATAACTAAACTGTAATAAGAATAGGAAGCGAAGAAGTCTACCTTGTAGTGAGGCTGAGAACCGGTGACTTCTCTCTCTATGATGGGAATGTCAATCATGCCTTCAGATGGCACAGGTACACCCACTGTGACCAGCCTGAGGACaaaattttgcatttatttgtgcCGTTTCACTCACTAGTATTTCATACACCAAACCTTCTTCCTGTTTACATTCGTATGACCAATAAGAGCAGAGAGCAACCaaatgggggagaaaaaaaaatccatccttGCATTTtgtgcaccgcttatcctcatcatTCATTCAATTCGAATTTTGACTTAGGTCCTAGGATTAACGCATACTTTATCAGGACAGTAAAACTTACCAGTACTTTCTCTCCACTTGATTACTTCTGTTGAGTTCCCGCACGTGCTCCACCACTTCTTCGCTCCTTGCCAGCAGGAGAGCGCCTGTCATTTCCTTCTCCAGGCCAAGACAGGGAAACAGCTGAGAGTCTGACTTGATCTTCATACCGTCCATCATTTTGGAGAGGACAGGAAGCACAGAGGAGACGGATGTCTCCCCAGAGGAATCTGACAAGACATAAGCGacaaaaggacaaagtattaaaCGTCCACTTCAGCTCAGGAGGTTGTTCTTGTCtgtgttcatttgtttgttagGCAGTGACTCGGGTCAATTTTTAACCAGGATGCTTCAAGTCATTTATTGCTAAATCAAGCGCGACAACCCATtttcttggcaaaaaaaaattatatcatttTAATTCCTCTTTGTTGTAACAATTTAATCGCTTACAAATGTTGTTCTATGTTTTACCTCTGAGAGGAACACCATAGGGCTTGTTGATGACGACCACTTGCTGATCCTGGTACAGCACGCTTCTGCTCAGGTGCT
Encoded here:
- the LOC133483258 gene encoding transcriptional regulator QRICH1-like; this encodes MNEQEAGVVSFDEYVRQKARTVPQHRMKEFLESLSKGEFSQQGGATTTTTTTTAAMVYQEQTNNCVYTDSTEVAGSLLELACPVQLTSAEISPQLSMHSEPEQQLQVQVQIQGQPVLQMATSAQQDMQGMSTSQLVPQEALTEEQQQQIQAQLVAAVSGEQQIQLASGHQIQLQGTQQIQLVDGQHIQLEAGQQIQLPDGQQIQLQGGQQIQLPDGQQIQLQGGQQIQLPDGQQIQLQGGQQIQLPEGQQIQLQGGQQIQLHDGQQIQLQGGQHIQLQGGQQIQLQDGRQIQLMGGQHIQLQDGQQIQLPDGQQIHIQTIEAISPSQQQNSPREAERRPGTGSSVLPPAKKRKVDTPLTVSYAVPQGQQVATVIAIPQGQQQNYVSLRPDLLTVDSTQLYSATGTITGPAGETWTIPVYSTAQQQGVTHIAIPQETYNTVQLAAANGKPSSSAKCADVQSVSTGTPEEIVQTLFPAQFMNGNIHIPVAVQTVGGTYNTTQSVHIWDPNQPQSQDDGNEQQLHLQEQGETEGNAEPSAEILVPVSLKPEEGLEVWRLWVKRKNAELSQQDKTKLAPIGRRQPLRFQEDLISSAVAELNLGLSLMTQEARGSEEEQFAPDVLYYVFLCMQKYLFENGRVDDIFSDPYYTRFGESLHKILTGWKPSVHPLGYIIPSHVTEEMLWECKQLGAHSPWTLLTTLMYFNTKCFRLLTPEQHLKVAFSKVLRHTRKNPTNTKDKATTIRLLKGQSSHKGPDDLYDEQIEDPENPLRCPIKLYDFYLFKCPQSVKGRNDTYYMTPEAVVAPNSPMWYSSQPLTSKQVEQTLARILVVREIQEITGAGSES
- the LOC133483267 gene encoding pseudouridylate synthase RPUSD4, mitochondrial-like, with amino-acid sequence MNHCTRNVFTGDWNLLLRSIQKTQTKCHQCPGTALISLSRGQTTATKQAPDPGKREKLPLRAIDLARKFRQEKSNTRAAEPPLSAYQKRVMDLKRFSLQLQNVHPNVLAKHLSRSVLYQDQQVVVINKPYGVPLRDSSGETSVSSVLPVLSKMMDGMKIKSDSQLFPCLGLEKEMTGALLLARSEEVVEHVRELNRSNQVERKYWLVTVGVPVPSEGMIDIPIIEREVTGSQPHYKMALSPVYRMNDTGGGLTKVRANRQSLPAVTKYKVLDSNGGCSLVELEPLTGVKHQLRVHMAFALACLILGDHKYSHWSKLAPQKLPERMLGKLGLEQSKIRHLPLHLHARQLTLPRIGLGNISVQCPMPKFFTQTLSRLNLTFPKEKDD